The Paenibacillus sp. FSL H7-0357 nucleotide sequence CACAATTATTCTGATCCCTTTGGTTCAAACCGCCCGGAGTATCGATGTCTTGGATGATGAGGGAACCATACATAGCGGCATTGGGGGCTGGGATATTTTAAGGGAGCGAACGGTTGAGGGCACGATGACGACAGATTATTTATTACAAATGAAACAGAACTACGAAAACAGTGTGGACAAACCTTATATTGAGGGGGAAGTGGATACAGACCGCAAGCTGGGCAAAAAATTGATGTTTCCTCACGATATGCTGAACTGGGAACTGAATTTTCCATATGAAAAATACCGTGTGCTCGATAACAGCTTAAATGTAACCAATGAGCAGCTCGCCAGTTTTTATAAGGATTGGAAGGGCAGCTTTACCGAATATTTATCCAATGAACAAAATCTATTTCCTTATACAAAGGAACAAATCGAAATCATATCCCAGAAAATGCAAAAAGTACACACCCCATTTTTATTCAAATACGATAGCGGCTGGGAGTACCTGAAAATAGGTTTATTAAATACGATCTACCTTTTCTTTATGTTCTTGGCCTTTATCCTATGTGAGGGATTCTCCAAAAACAGCAGCAAAGGAATTGACAAGGTGACCTTATCCACCAAGGAGAGCCGGAGGAAGCTGCTCAGCTATAAGCTTGGCGCCGCTAGTGTGTTTTCTACGATAGCCTATTTTGCGTATATTGCGATCGTACTGCTGTTTGTTGCTGTAGTCTATACGCTGCACGGCTGGGACTCTTCGGTTCAAATCGGAACGACTACATTTTATTCGATGAATCAGCTTCAAGAGGCGTTACTCTATATTGCCATGGGATACTTTTCCACCCTCGTCGTGACGCATCTTATCCTGTTTTTGTCCGTGGTTTTTAAAAGAGGGAGACTGGTATTAGCAATTTCACTGATTTATTTTTATCTCGTCAATACTTATCAGATGGGGAGGGGGGCGCTGATTGAAAAAGTGATGGTCTTCATGCCCCAGAACTTTATCAATAATCTTATAGGCATAGAGAAATTATATTTTGTGGGTAATACCGTGTTTCCTTATGTTTTTGTCGCCCTGTTTCTGGGTACTGTGTACATTCTCTTATCTCGAATCGGTATCTCTATATGGATGAGAAGATATTATTTACAGTAGAGGAAGGTAGGTGAAATCATGAGCTACTTATCAAAATTAAACAGAAGTAAAATCCTAAACATAAACGTATTCGGTTTTTTGTTGGCATTGTTTCTGATACTTACCTTTTACAACCTAGACACCATCAAAACAGGTTATTTAAATCAGGCAAGATATGAGGTAACAGATGGGACGGAATACCGGTATTTCTATCAGCCGGAGGTATTGGATGAAGTTGAGATTAACAAGATTTTGGAAAAATACAGAGAACTTAGCCTACCAGAAGACAGGAATACAGCGGATGTTGCAGATTTGCCAGCCTTGGATATGATTATCCAAGTGTATGGCTGGGACTGGACTGGAATACGGGATGTCTCAGCAGAACAATTCTATCAGGACAGGGCAGACATCATCAGAAGTGCACAGGAGGAAGCGGGGAGTTCCAGGAAAGGAAACAGCAACGGGACTTTTGCAGCGGCTTCTCTCTCCGAACTTATCCGGATGGGTTATGCTGAGGGCTGGAAGAACGTTAATTCAGGGATGAGCCAGTGTGTTTTTATTGTCCTGGTTCTCATTTCCATTGTACTGGTTCCAATTTTTAATGAAGACGAGACCTTGGGCGTGGACGGACTGGTGAAATCCACGAGGTTTGGGAAACGTAAGCTGAGTAGGGTACGGATCATCAACGCCTTCCAACTCTCTTCACTGCTTTATCTGGCGGCGGTGGCGATTTACATTACGCCTATATTCTTTATGTACGGTTTACAAGGAGCGGATTTGCCTATACAAAGTAGTCCACAATTTTTTTTATCAATGGTTGAGGTGAATTATTTCGAGCAGTTTTTGATCAACCTGGTCATTGGATATGTGGCAATCTCACTGATGACAGGGATTACCTTATTGATCAGCGTATTAGTCACACAGGTTTATACTGGCTACGCCCTGTTATTATTCACCATAGCCATATCTTACGCCATTCAGATGAGCGAGGTATTCTTTCTGAAACATTACGTGGGCAATTTTCTGCCCATGCAGATAGCCGAGTTCAACAGCTATTACACAAGTTTTGAACCCTATGGAGGTATTTCTACAATCATTGCCGTTCCTTCCATTACTGTTGCAGTTTTATTTATGCTCCTACTATTTTTGCCAAGATGGATTAATAAAATGAGGTTTACTTCTTAAATTGAGCATTATACATAAAGTTAAAAACAACTTGATCGATTCCATCCGAGAAGATTTCATGAATCTGATGCCATCAATTTTTGGTATTCACGAGGTGCATAGCCTGTGATTTGGCGGAACTGCCGACTAAAATGCTCAATATTCATGTATCCGCAAATTGCGGCGATTTCGGAGATCCGATGCGGACTATGAAGCAGCTTTTCCTTGGCAAGACGGATTCGGCATTGAATGACGTCGTCCATGCACGAAATGCCAAAGGTTGACTTATAGATGGCCTGTAAATAGCCAGAACTGAGATGCACATGTTCGGCCATAGCCGGAACGGCCCAAGAATGACCCGGGTTGTTGTATACCGCTTTGCGCAGATTCAACAGATTTTGATAGTGAGGAGTATTATTCGTACTGTGCGAAGCTTCAATAAGCTTATTGATGATAATTCGGAATAAGTAATCCATAGACAGCTCCCGGTAAGCGCAGGAAAAGAAATGTTCAGCCGTAAGCAACTGAAACAATTGGTGGAAATATTCCGGGTCGGGCATGGGAAAGGGAACTCCATGTAGTAGCTTTGATTCCTTCAAATGAATTTCGTCTGAATCAAAATGAATCCAGTCATTCCCATAGCTACCTGCACAGGCCCGGTAGAGTATCTTTTGATGAGGTTGGAAGACTACCGCGCAGTTAGCAGGGTATTCCTTCATCTCGCCCTCAACCCAGAATTGGGCGGGTGTTCTGGTGAGAAGGAGCAACCATGTATTATGTCCTTCAGGGACGTCATAAACAAAATCTGCGGTATGGATGGCATCATATCCGGCATAGTATATTGTTATCATATCATTAGCCTTTCTTAGAATAGATCAAATATACGACAGTATACATCATTCAATAGAGCCGTGTCATTGACTTATAATTTCATGTATATAATTGAACTGAAATTCTTCTACTTCGGGATTGGCCGTGACTCCAGAGAATGTTTGGACTTCCGGCCGCTGTTAGGTTTGGATTTCCTGAATTCAACCGCGAATCGCGGTAGAAATCCAAACCTAAAGGCGGACGCTATCGCTCCTCCAGTTCCAAAATTCCCCTCCGCCACTTTTCCCTAAATGTAATTCTCAAGTTCAATCTATTTCTCACCATATGAGAAATAATCAATCAATAACATTCAATTATGAGGTGAAATCATGAAGTACAGCAATCCCGTAATTAAAGGTTTCTATCCCGATCCAAGTGTTTGTAAAGTAAATAATAAGTATTATCTCGTCAGCAGTTCCTTTCAATATTATCCTGGCGTACCTTTATTCGAAAGCGATGATTTAGTGAACTGGAGACAAATTGGACATTGCTTAACAAGACAATCACAAGTTCATCTTGAGAAGATAGACAGTTCTGGAGGAGTATTCGCATGCACCATCAGATATCATAACGGTCGTTTTTACATGACCACCACTAATAATTCTACCGGGCAAAATTTCTATGTTTGGACAGATGATATCTACGGCGAATGGTCGGAGCCCATCTTTGTGGACCAAGGGGGGATAGATCCCTCATTTTACTTTGAAGGAAATTCAATCTACTTTATGAGCAACGGCACTGATGACACTGGAAGGAACAGCATCTTTCAATGTGAGATAGATATCGAAACTGGTGAAAAGCTTACACCAAGCCGCGTGATCTGGCATGGAACAGGGGGACGTTATCTGGAATGCCCTCACCTGTATAAAATCAATGATCTCTATTACTTAATGGCAGCAGAAGGAGGAACCGAATATGGACATATGATTGTATATGCAAGAGGCAATTCCCCTTACGGACCTTTTGAAGCGTATCCCAATAACCCCGTTTTAACAAACAGGAATCTGGGGGGATATGAGATACAGGGTGTAGGCCACGGAGATTTAATTCAAGATCACGATGGAAATTGGTGGATCGTTCATTTGGGATTTCGGCAAATCGGCAGATGGGTTATGCATCATCATCTGGGGCGGGAAGTGTTTTTGATGCCAGTTACTTTCCATGAAGATCATTGGTTTACGGTGGGAGACGATGGTACGACTCAGGGGGAAGTTGAAACAAACTACATTCCCAATTCGGCTAAACAGATAGAACAGACGCAGTATACTTTTCATAACACAAGCTGGGATATAGATTGGTGTTACTTACGTTATCCCGATAAACAGAATTATTTGCTGGGTGATGGGGAATTGAAATTAAGAGGTTCACAGATTTCATTAGATA carries:
- a CDS encoding ABC transporter permease — encoded protein: MRNFIPLELKKIRNKSTVIISLLFLTIILIPLVQTARSIDVLDDEGTIHSGIGGWDILRERTVEGTMTTDYLLQMKQNYENSVDKPYIEGEVDTDRKLGKKLMFPHDMLNWELNFPYEKYRVLDNSLNVTNEQLASFYKDWKGSFTEYLSNEQNLFPYTKEQIEIISQKMQKVHTPFLFKYDSGWEYLKIGLLNTIYLFFMFLAFILCEGFSKNSSKGIDKVTLSTKESRRKLLSYKLGAASVFSTIAYFAYIAIVLLFVAVVYTLHGWDSSVQIGTTTFYSMNQLQEALLYIAMGYFSTLVVTHLILFLSVVFKRGRLVLAISLIYFYLVNTYQMGRGALIEKVMVFMPQNFINNLIGIEKLYFVGNTVFPYVFVALFLGTVYILLSRIGISIWMRRYYLQ
- a CDS encoding helix-turn-helix transcriptional regulator, which produces MITIYYAGYDAIHTADFVYDVPEGHNTWLLLLTRTPAQFWVEGEMKEYPANCAVVFQPHQKILYRACAGSYGNDWIHFDSDEIHLKESKLLHGVPFPMPDPEYFHQLFQLLTAEHFFSCAYRELSMDYLFRIIINKLIEASHSTNNTPHYQNLLNLRKAVYNNPGHSWAVPAMAEHVHLSSGYLQAIYKSTFGISCMDDVIQCRIRLAKEKLLHSPHRISEIAAICGYMNIEHFSRQFRQITGYAPREYQKLMASDS
- a CDS encoding glycoside hydrolase family 43 protein; the encoded protein is MKYSNPVIKGFYPDPSVCKVNNKYYLVSSSFQYYPGVPLFESDDLVNWRQIGHCLTRQSQVHLEKIDSSGGVFACTIRYHNGRFYMTTTNNSTGQNFYVWTDDIYGEWSEPIFVDQGGIDPSFYFEGNSIYFMSNGTDDTGRNSIFQCEIDIETGEKLTPSRVIWHGTGGRYLECPHLYKINDLYYLMAAEGGTEYGHMIVYARGNSPYGPFEAYPNNPVLTNRNLGGYEIQGVGHGDLIQDHDGNWWIVHLGFRQIGRWVMHHHLGREVFLMPVTFHEDHWFTVGDDGTTQGEVETNYIPNSAKQIEQTQYTFHNTSWDIDWCYLRYPDKQNYLLGDGELKLRGSQISLDMADSPTFIGLRQKDFRVEISCEIRVNDGEAGITLYMDEHHHYDFALRRIGERIEAVKRLNIGNIKTIHEQSDLNSNVAILKIISDHDTYSFQVISDGIAIDLGSAQTRYLSSEVAGGFTGVVIGLYSQDGSCSQFNDFSDFKCTYLN